The following coding sequences lie in one Apium graveolens cultivar Ventura chromosome 1, ASM990537v1, whole genome shotgun sequence genomic window:
- the LOC141718413 gene encoding uncharacterized protein LOC141718413 yields the protein MTRTNHFDWKRNLRIVLRQERKLHVIDVPCLGPLPEGATRVQQAAYQKYIDDDTDVTCLMLATMSPELQKQHEHMDARQERFDTSKTLYAWKQGDRDPVGPHVLKMIGYMEYLATLGSTIDKTPTELLAVLKTAETNIQKASLPPIMMVNKGSAKEKSK from the exons ATGACAAGAACAAACCACTTTGATTGGAAAAGGAACTTGAGAAtagtcctcaggcaggagcgaaAGCTCCATGTCATTGATGTTCCCTGCCTTGGACCTCTTCCTGAAGGTGCAACGCGTGTTCAACAGGCTGCTTATCAGAAGTATAtagatgatgacacggatgtcaCCTGTTTGATGCTAGCGACTATGAGTCCTgagcttcagaaacaacatgaacATATGGAT GCTCGTCAAGAGAGGTTTGATACAAGCAAAACTTTGTATGCATGGAAACAGGGTGatcgtgatccggttggaccgcatgttctgaagatgattggatATATGGAGTACCTTGCTACTCTGGGTTCCACGATTG ACAAGACACCTACCGAATTGTTGGCTGTGTtaaaaactgctgagaccaacatTCAGAAGGCATCCCTTCCTCCCATAATGATGGTGAATAAAGGGAGTGCCAAAGAGAAAAGTAAATGA